The proteins below are encoded in one region of Paenibacillus sp. YYML68:
- a CDS encoding methyl-accepting chemotaxis protein has product MTTATIASSNVPTTLLDIYERLSSKLLTYTLIGMGVMSCFPIFVIFYMLELVDLQQFISFYITMITLSVMTYILFRLVHQKPVGKFLLNAFSFVLSFIVIWFIPSTMAWLTFFMTLLFSLPYLHTRIMCFSIVYGMAGMAIHFTYNPYFLTYELIDLIVINCLYLMCGLSGISVCLIGRKIIKDVLNSEKLAQDNQRKSNEILHQVKKSLEILTQFYSLLQDTVRKTDESSAHIADRFGVMSGAFNRQATEIIETNQSIESTNHNVQLVADRFKTIRELSVEISNVTDEGDVKVNQLLSEIDELAQMITSTVKLLEMLDEQNDKISHMISTIRDISEQTNLLSLNASIEAARAGEHGTGFAVVAHEIRKLANRSQQSSAEITAILEFIQEQTELVTEQVRIGQKTALQGKSIGQDAGGKFKTILVETSKAATQTKEIDELFYDVESSFSAIYHKIMSISMITEKSSGQLSDMTKDINFQKDQVNKLVASSKQLEDIINELNQLTNWSPQTSPLAAKG; this is encoded by the coding sequence ATGACCACAGCCACTATAGCCAGTTCCAATGTACCAACTACGCTGCTCGACATCTATGAACGTCTCAGCTCCAAGCTGCTGACCTACACTCTGATCGGCATGGGGGTCATGAGCTGCTTTCCTATCTTTGTGATCTTCTACATGCTTGAGCTGGTGGACCTGCAGCAGTTCATTTCTTTCTACATTACGATGATCACCTTGAGCGTCATGACCTATATCCTTTTCAGGCTCGTCCATCAGAAGCCCGTCGGCAAGTTTTTACTTAATGCGTTTTCCTTTGTACTCAGCTTTATCGTCATCTGGTTCATTCCTTCAACTATGGCTTGGCTGACCTTTTTTATGACGTTGTTATTTTCATTGCCCTATCTTCACACAAGAATCATGTGCTTCTCTATCGTGTACGGCATGGCTGGTATGGCCATCCACTTTACGTACAATCCTTATTTTCTTACGTATGAGCTCATAGACCTGATTGTCATCAACTGCCTGTATCTAATGTGTGGCTTAAGTGGCATCTCCGTTTGCTTGATCGGACGGAAGATTATTAAGGATGTATTGAATAGCGAGAAGCTCGCTCAAGACAATCAACGTAAGAGCAATGAAATTTTACATCAAGTTAAAAAATCGCTCGAAATCCTCACCCAATTTTATAGTTTGCTTCAAGATACGGTACGTAAAACAGACGAGTCCTCCGCACATATTGCGGATCGATTCGGGGTTATGTCTGGCGCCTTCAACAGGCAGGCTACGGAGATTATTGAAACGAATCAATCCATTGAATCGACCAATCACAATGTGCAGCTAGTCGCAGACCGATTCAAGACCATTCGTGAGCTTTCCGTCGAAATCTCAAATGTTACCGATGAAGGCGATGTCAAAGTCAATCAATTGCTCAGTGAAATCGACGAGCTGGCTCAAATGATTACGAGCACTGTTAAGCTTCTGGAAATGCTTGACGAGCAAAATGATAAGATCAGTCACATGATCTCTACCATTCGCGATATCTCCGAGCAGACGAATCTCTTATCTCTTAATGCATCGATTGAAGCAGCTCGCGCAGGTGAACATGGAACGGGCTTCGCGGTTGTCGCCCACGAAATACGCAAGCTGGCTAACCGCTCCCAGCAATCCTCAGCCGAAATTACGGCTATACTCGAGTTCATTCAGGAACAGACAGAGCTTGTAACGGAGCAAGTTAGAATTGGGCAAAAAACCGCCCTTCAAGGGAAATCCATCGGTCAAGATGCAGGCGGTAAATTCAAAACCATATTGGTCGAAACGTCTAAAGCTGCCACTCAAACGAAGGAAATTGACGAGCTCTTCTATGATGTTGAATCTAGCTTCAGCGCTATCTATCATAAGATTATGTCCATATCTATGATTACAGAGAAATCAAGCGGTCAGCTGTCTGATATGACAAAGGACATTAACTTCCAGAAAGATCAGGTTAATAAGCTGGTGGCCAGCTCCAAGCAGCTGGAGGACATTATTAATGAGCTGAATCAATTAACAAACTGGTCTCCACAAACGAGCCCATTAGCTGCAAAAGGCTAG